Below is a window of Planococcus rifietoensis DNA.
CGGTGATCATCTTAAGCAGCGTCAATGGGCTGAGTGGCATCCGCAATGGCTTGCGCTTCAATTTAAAATTCGCCATTGCTTTTTATATCATGATTCAAGTATTCGTTCAGACTTTATTGTATTTCTGGAGTTGAAAAAATGCCCGAAGAACCGACCGGTTCTTCGGGCATTTTTGGGTCTTCATTGAAAACAGAGTTCTTTTGTCATATAATTTAGAAAATATAGAAAAGGGAGGCTGTCTAATGTTCGAAAGGCTATCGATGCCTTTAAGGTCAAGTCAGGCAATTGAAGGCTGGACCGTCACCCAGGCGTGGTCACGGTGACGTTCTTGGCACCGGAAAGCTATTTGAAAAAAGCGGGCTTATTCGACCTTGCGAAAGCGCAATATGGATAATAGGAAACCCGCCATTCAAGTGCTGAATGGCGGGTTTTTGTTCACCTGTCACGCTTGCGGCGCATGGATGTCCCAGGACAATTTCAATGAATCGGCCAAATACTCGGCAGCCTCGGTGGCTTCAAAATTATCGACTTGAAACTCTGAGTGGTTGGCTGCATAAATCGATTGGCGCTCGCGGAAAAGCTGCTCCATCTCTTGTAAGGTTTTATCTTTCAAAAGCGGCCGTGTTTCTGTCAGTACATGGATGCGTTCTTTCCAGGAATCCCAGGAAATATCGAAAAACAGGACGATGCAATTGGCCAGGCAATAATTGCGGTTTTCTTCCTTTAGAAAAGCACCGCCCCCGACAGAAATCACGAGCAACGGTTGGCTGCCGAAAGCCTGGATCAGTTCGCGCTCTTTATCGCGAAACGCTTTTTCCCCGTAGGTCTTAAAAATTTCCGGGATCGGCAAGCCGAATGCCTTTTCGATTTCTTCATCGATGTCAATAAAATCGCGGTAAAGCCGGCGTGCCAGTAATTTACCGACTGTCGTTTTTCCGGCTCCCATAAAACCTGTGCAGACGATGCTTTTCTCACGGACGGACAAAGGGAAATTCAACGCAACCACTCTCTTTCTGTTTTGGATATTGTAAGTTTTCACTTCACCACTTTACCGCACTGCATCGACGAATTGAAAGAGGAAAGTGAAAATATAAAGAACGTCACACTGCAGTTTGGTGGATCATTGGCAGGAGATAAAGGGTAAGAGAAAAAAAGGAGGGATAGGATGAGCAGCACATACATATTGAGCGGATCCTATGCGACTGCTGAACAGGCGGGTATCACGCTTTGGGAATTAGAATCTGCAACAGGGAAATTGACAAAACAAGCAGAGGCAGCGGGGGTGGAGCGCCCTTCATTCCTGGCGGTCCATCCCAATGGCACCAGCTTTGTCGCTGTCAGTGAAACAGGCGACGGGGAAGTGGTCGCTTATTGGTTAAACCCCCAAAAAGGCTTGATTCAAGAACTGAACCGCCAAAAAGCGGGTGGTGACCATCCAGCCCATATCACGATCGATGAAGACGGGCAATGGGCGGTTTCCGTCACGTATTCAGGAGCACATGTGACGGTTCATCCGCTTTCTGCGGACGGGTCGATTCGTGAAATGACCGATTCCAAGCGCCATAAAGGAAGCGGGGCGAATCCAGATCGCCAAGACGCCGCCCATCCGCATTCGGCTTTTCAGTTGCCGGGAACGAATCGCTTTTTCGTCTCCGATCTCGGAATGGACGCAATTGTCCGCTACCGTCTTGAACTTCATTCAGGAATACTTGAGCAGGAAGCTGTGACCAAGACGGCTCCCGGTGCAGGACCAAGGCATCTGGCGTTTCATCCATCCGAAAATTTCGCTTACGGGGTGAATGAGCTCGATTCGACCGTTTCCGTTTATGCGCTGGAAAGCAAGGGCTTGAAAGAGGTACAGAACATTTCCGCACTGCCGGAACATTTCACAGGAACTAATACTTCCGCTGAAATCGCCGTATCGGGAGACGGGCGCTTTGTCTATGTTTCAAATCGAGGCCATGACAGTATAGCCGTGTTCCGGGTTGCAGAAGGCTTGCTGGAATCGGTCGGCCAGGCGGATGCTGGCGGAGCGGGGCCGCGGCATTTCACGCTGGTGCCTAACAGCCCGTGGATTGTCATTGCGCATGAAGAGTCGGGAACGATCGCCGTCAAGAAAATAGGCGAAGACGGGCTGCCAGGCGAGACAGCCGATAGTGTCGACACGGTCACTCCCGTCTGCGTGCGCTTGCTGAAATAACAAAAGACAGAGCCGAAGCCCTGCCGATTACCAATCAGTTTGCGTTTTTTCCATCAGCCCAAGTTCTTTCAATAGCCGGACTGCTGGGCTATCCTGATTGCTTTCGAACGCTTTTTCCGTACATTCGGAATGCGGCGGGTAATTCAATTCCTGTGCATGGCCAAGCGTCGATTCTTCCAGAAAATTCGTCGGGTCGGATTCTTCGAAGCAGGACGGTGCGATAAACGTGCGATGTGTATGTTCAAGCACGATCCGGCTTTCTGTGGAAGGTTCGTTTTCCTGAGGCATGAAAAACCAGGCAGCCGCAGCAGCAACGAGTACCACTACGGCCACTAGGACTAGCGGTTTGCGTTTCATCCTTCCGCCTCCTCGACGAGGATCTCCGCATCGCGGACGATGTCTTCAACTGGGGGGTTCAGGCCGTCATAATCTTTCATGATGACGCCTTCGTGGTCGATCAAATAAAACGAAGTGCCATGGATGACTTGATCGTCATCTTGCGGCTTCTGGGCAATCGCCTTGAAGTTCTCAAGCGCAAAGTCGGCGATCTCTTCTTGGGAGTAGCCCGTCAGCAGATGCCAACTGGTCAAATCGACATCGTAGCTTTCCGCATACGATTTCAAGGTTTCCGGCGTGTCGACGGTCGGGTCCACGCTGAATGAAACAATCTCCACATCAAGCCCTTGCGCTTGAAGCTCTTCCTGGACGCCTTTCATATTCGCCATCATCGGCAGGCAGACAGTCGTGCAATTGGTGAAGACAAAATCAGCCAGCCAGACTTTTCCTTCGAGGTCGCTGGATCCGAAATCTTCATTATTATGGTCAGTGAAAGTGAATTCTTCTGTTTCCCAATTCAATGGGTCGTCAATGCCTTGGCCGCAGGCAGCCAAAAACAAGATGCCAATCAGCAAGAGGCTCAGTAAATAAGTTTGGGCTCGCAAAAAATTCGCGTCCTTTCTATGTTGAAGCTAGTCTTTCTTTAGCCTATTCCAAACCGTGCCTGACGACAAGCCGTTAGATTACGAAAAATATGAAGACATTGCGACATTGAGGCCGTTTGTGGAATTTCTTGGCAGCGATCGGCATCTTAACAAGGACTTTACATTTCAAATGTAGAATAGAAAC
It encodes the following:
- a CDS encoding shikimate kinase; the protein is MGAGKTTVGKLLARRLYRDFIDIDEEIEKAFGLPIPEIFKTYGEKAFRDKERELIQAFGSQPLLVISVGGGAFLKEENRNYCLANCIVLFFDISWDSWKERIHVLTETRPLLKDKTLQEMEQLFRERQSIYAANHSEFQVDNFEATEAAEYLADSLKLSWDIHAPQA
- a CDS encoding lactonase family protein, encoding MSSTYILSGSYATAEQAGITLWELESATGKLTKQAEAAGVERPSFLAVHPNGTSFVAVSETGDGEVVAYWLNPQKGLIQELNRQKAGGDHPAHITIDEDGQWAVSVTYSGAHVTVHPLSADGSIREMTDSKRHKGSGANPDRQDAAHPHSAFQLPGTNRFFVSDLGMDAIVRYRLELHSGILEQEAVTKTAPGAGPRHLAFHPSENFAYGVNELDSTVSVYALESKGLKEVQNISALPEHFTGTNTSAEIAVSGDGRFVYVSNRGHDSIAVFRVAEGLLESVGQADAGGAGPRHFTLVPNSPWIVIAHEESGTIAVKKIGEDGLPGETADSVDTVTPVCVRLLK
- a CDS encoding SCO family protein encodes the protein MRAQTYLLSLLLIGILFLAACGQGIDDPLNWETEEFTFTDHNNEDFGSSDLEGKVWLADFVFTNCTTVCLPMMANMKGVQEELQAQGLDVEIVSFSVDPTVDTPETLKSYAESYDVDLTSWHLLTGYSQEEIADFALENFKAIAQKPQDDDQVIHGTSFYLIDHEGVIMKDYDGLNPPVEDIVRDAEILVEEAEG